Proteins co-encoded in one Schistocerca cancellata isolate TAMUIC-IGC-003103 chromosome 5, iqSchCanc2.1, whole genome shotgun sequence genomic window:
- the LOC126188517 gene encoding THAP domain-containing protein 1-like, with translation MYISPKEEYFRGEIIHHERLFLFRFPLTNDFLNRKGIVATRRENFQPTANHLRCSLHFEENCYLENYVNRRQLKDDAIPTVFGFPAHLKKVTKARPRNVGTAENVSVDVHLSGYTGDHNYSIPSSPSKVKEKFEKTEERKEAKIVRYKTKLNTVNKKCKRQTQKVFKLENILEELKVKNLVNDKVISFINATDNDMLVEMAITMLYVVNVSVLAVTCDGLSTNIAMARELSANIIVLSATLKVSCNYLMQITRCKLTPPCHERALHS, from the exons ATGTACATAAGCCCTAAGGAGGAG tattttcgtggagaaataatacatcatgagcgtttgtttttgtttaggtttccccttacaaatgattttctaaatcggaaagggatagttgctactcggagagagaacttccaaccgacagcaaatcatttgcggtgctctcttcattttgaagagaattgttacttggaaaattatgtaaatagacgtcaactgaaggacgatgctataccgacagtatttggatttccagCTCATTTAAAAAAG GTTACCAAGGCAAGGCCAAGAAATGTTGGGACAGCAGAAAACGTGAGTGTGGATGTGCACCTTTCTGGTTACACTGGAGACCACAATTATTCAATTCCATCAAGTCCAAGTAAGGTGAAGGAAAAGTTcgaaaaaactgaagaaaggaaggaagcaaaAATTGTGCGATATAAGACTAAGTTAAATACAGTGAACAAAAAGTGCAAAAGACAGACGCAGAAGGTTTTcaaattagaaaatattttagAAGAACTGAAAGTTAAAAACTTAGTAAACGATAAAGTAATCTCGTTTATTAACGCTACTGACAATGACATGTTAGTGGAGATGGCCATTACAATGTTGTATGTTGTAAATGTCAGTGTGTTAGCTGTTACTTGTGATGGACTTTCCACTAATATTGCAATGGCAAGGGAGTTAAGTGCAAATataatcgtactgtctgctactttaaaagtttcgtgtaattatctaatgcaaataactcgatgtaaactcACTCCACCTTGTCATgaaagagccttacattcttaa